A region from the Halomarina litorea genome encodes:
- a CDS encoding DUF4177 domain-containing protein translates to MGSEQQRWEYETLRPDREATMHEAADPKTELNELGADGWELVTTVEYSGGGTKYLVLKRPVDDDE, encoded by the coding sequence ATGGGTTCCGAACAGCAGCGATGGGAGTACGAGACCCTCCGACCCGACCGGGAGGCGACCATGCACGAGGCAGCCGACCCGAAGACGGAGTTGAACGAACTCGGCGCCGACGGGTGGGAACTCGTCACCACCGTCGAGTACTCCGGCGGGGGCACGAAGTACCTGGTCCTCAAGCGACCCGTCGACGATGACGAGTGA